Below is a genomic region from Deltaproteobacteria bacterium.
CGGCGGCCTCCAGGTCGGCGACCATGCGGGCGTTCTGGAGCGCGATCGAGGCGTGGTGGCCGAGACCCTCGGCCAGGCGGTGCTGGCGGCGGCTGACGGCGCGCCGCTCCTGGTTCCGCCCGACGGCGAGGAAGCCGGCCACCCAGCCGCTGCGGAAGAGCGGGACGGCGATCCAGGTGCCCGAGCGCCAGCCGCGCGGCAGCCAGAGGGGGCGCACGGTCGCGCCATCGGCGATCAAGAGCTCGCGGCGCGTGATCGCCTCCTGGAGCCTCGGGAAGTCCTCGAGGCGGAAGCGCCCGCTGCTCATGGCCTCGAGGTCCGCCTCCGGGAAGCCGGTGCCGCCCACGATGCTGAAGGTCCCCGAGCGCTCGTCGAAGCGGGCAGCGACCGACCAGGGGAGATCGAGGACCTCGGTCGCGCCGCGCACGAGCATCTGCCAGAGCGCGTCCTCGTCCAGGCAGGCGCTGAGCCCCTGCGAGAGGGAGAGGAGCACGCGCGAGACATCGGCGTCCTCCTGCTGTTGCTCCATGCTGCGCACGTTGACGAGCGCGAGGGCCGCCTGCCGCGCGATGCCCTGCACCAGCTCCATCAGGTCCTGGGCGTCCTCCTCGCCGTAGCCGACGAAGAGCGCCCCCTCGAAGGAGCCGCGGCACACCATGGGCGCCGCGAAGCCGCGGCTGAAGGGCAGCCCCACGCGTCCGGAGACGAGCGCATGGCTGGGCGCGGCGCCGAACTGGACCACCTCGCCCGCGCGCAGGCGCCCGACGATGGGCAGGTCCGCCGTATAGCGGACGTCGGCCTCGCCGCCCGACTCCTCGCTGCGCCCGTGCGCCGCCGCGAGGCGGAGGCCCTGGCGGTCCGCGTCCCAGAGGAATATCTCCACCCGCGGCACGCGCACGAGCGCGACCGTGGTGTCGCACACGGCGCGCAGCAGCGCCTCGAGCGTGTGCATCGCACTCACGTGCTGCGCCACGTCGAGGAGGACACGCACGCGCGCCGCCGCGCGCTCGTTGCGGCTGAGCAGCTCGCCGCGCTGGGCGGCGAGCGTCCGGCTGCGCTCCTCATGGTCCCCGAGGAGGCCGCTCAGGTAGTGGCTG
It encodes:
- a CDS encoding GAF domain-containing sensor histidine kinase produces the protein LPLRQAFIHVALATVEVALLGVSELTGIVAHFGLGGFYRPDAYRDGGFVALVIVAVTTVDGLCAYLSHYLSGLLGDHEERSRTLAAQRGELLSRNERAAARVRVLLDVAQHVSAMHTLEALLRAVCDTTVALVRVPRVEIFLWDADRQGLRLAAAHGRSEESGGEADVRYTADLPIVGRLRAGEVVQFGAAPSHALVSGRVGLPFSRGFAAPMVCRGSFEGALFVGYGEEDAQDLMELVQGIARQAALALVNVRSMEQQQEDADVSRVLLSLSQGLSACLDEDALWQMLVRGATEVLDLPWSVAARFDERSGTFSIVGGTGFPEADLEAMSSGRFRLEDFPRLQEAITRRELLIADGATVRPLWLPRGWRSGTWIAVPLFRSGWVAGFLAVGRNQERRAVSRRQHRLAEGLGHHASIALQNARMVADLEAADRLKSEFVSTMSHELRTPLNVIIGYTEMLREGAVGPITAGQRELIDRLDARGRELLELIEATLHVGRLEAGRDMVEISAVPLRDLLQALHASTCGLPRVPEVAFEWETPEDVAQRIMTDRAKVALVVRNLVSNAFKFTSQGEVRVRLVVQAEALVIEVRDTGIGIGAEYLPIIFDMFRQVDGTTTRRHGGVGLGLYIVKQFVSRLGGTIEVTSTLGSGSRFRVVLPGVIGDERRSAA